In Trichocoleus desertorum NBK24, the following are encoded in one genomic region:
- a CDS encoding IS630 family transposase has protein sequence MGHLVVLFQDECHLLWGDLCGYVWGKTNERIEVPMTNERQKQTYYGALNILSQEFVVKAFERANSEATIAFLQLLLAEHPQSRIALIWDGASYHRSQALKDYLASVNQGLGESEWKITCLRFAPNDPRQNPVEDVWLQAKRWIREFYHLCQSFSTVKWLFEFVTHRQTFNFSKVFMYGAFS, from the coding sequence CTGGGTCACTTAGTCGTCTTGTTCCAGGATGAATGTCATCTGCTCTGGGGCGACCTCTGCGGCTATGTGTGGGGCAAAACCAACGAACGCATCGAAGTGCCAATGACTAACGAACGTCAGAAGCAGACGTACTATGGAGCGCTTAATATCTTGAGCCAAGAGTTTGTTGTGAAAGCTTTTGAGCGAGCGAATTCCGAGGCCACGATTGCCTTCTTGCAACTGCTCCTGGCTGAGCATCCTCAGTCTCGCATTGCCTTGATTTGGGATGGAGCGAGCTATCACCGTTCTCAGGCGCTCAAGGACTATTTGGCCTCAGTCAATCAGGGCTTAGGCGAGTCCGAGTGGAAAATTACCTGCCTTCGCTTCGCTCCCAATGACCCTCGGCAAAACCCAGTGGAGGATGTTTGGTTGCAGGCAAAGCGGTGGATTCGAGAGTTCTATCACCTGTGTCAATCGTTCTCAACGGTGAAGTGGTTATTTGAGTTCGTCACCCATCGTCAGACCTTTAATTTTTCGAAGGTCTTTATGTATGGTGCATTTTCATGA
- the sir gene encoding sulfite reductase, ferredoxin dependent, with the protein MVNTSTPTPVVRKPSKVEGLKERSQFLREPVASELLLDTNSFTEDAIQILKFHGSYQQDNRDNRVKGQEKDYQFMLRTRSPGGFIPPQLYLTLDQLSETYGNGTLRATTRQGFQIHGILKKNLRVTIAEIIKSMGSTLGACGDLNRNVMAPPAPYKNRPEYIYAQEYANSIADLLTPQTGAYYEIWLDGEKFVSAEERPEVKAARQSNGNGTIFHEGEEPIYGTHYMPRKFKIAVTIPGDNSIDLYSQDLSLVVITNEQNELEGFNILAGGGLGRTHGKEDTFPRIADPLGYVDKADIYDAVKAIVATQRDNGNRSDRRHSRLKYLMEEWGVDKFRTEVEQYFGKPLQPFKPLPEFKYLDFLGWQEQGDGKLFVGLPIQNGRVKDEGAFQLKTALREIVQQFNLPMLLTGSQDAILYDINPGDRAAIQAIFDRCGIQADPEKIDSLVRYSMACPALPTCGLAVTESERIMPEILGRIRALLNKVGLEEEHFIIRMTGCPNGCARPYLAELGFVGSAPEHYQVWLGASPNQTRLSQAYVEKLHINDLEIGLEPIFVYFKQSRTAGESFGDFCDRVGLEALRQFAVAYQSEPPELVSSYAATVNTANDEAIATVSETDGLGKVRRRITVREDLYASLQAMAAQQGKKVSQLATEAIAAYVEANQKP; encoded by the coding sequence ATGGTTAATACTTCGACTCCGACTCCCGTGGTTCGCAAACCTTCTAAGGTAGAAGGTCTTAAGGAACGTAGCCAGTTTTTACGTGAACCTGTTGCATCTGAATTGCTACTCGATACCAACAGCTTTACAGAAGACGCGATTCAAATTCTTAAGTTTCATGGTTCCTATCAGCAGGACAATCGGGATAACCGGGTCAAGGGGCAGGAGAAAGACTACCAGTTCATGCTGCGAACTCGGAGTCCGGGTGGCTTTATTCCCCCGCAGCTGTACCTGACTTTAGATCAATTGTCAGAAACCTATGGCAATGGCACGCTCCGGGCCACGACTCGTCAAGGGTTTCAAATTCACGGCATTTTGAAGAAGAATTTGCGAGTGACGATCGCGGAGATCATCAAAAGCATGGGTTCCACTTTAGGGGCTTGTGGAGATCTGAACCGCAATGTCATGGCACCACCCGCTCCCTACAAAAATCGGCCTGAGTATATCTACGCCCAGGAATACGCCAACAGCATTGCCGACTTACTAACTCCCCAAACAGGCGCTTATTACGAAATTTGGTTGGATGGGGAAAAGTTTGTTAGTGCGGAAGAGCGCCCAGAGGTCAAAGCCGCACGCCAAAGCAACGGCAATGGCACCATTTTTCATGAAGGCGAGGAGCCAATTTACGGCACTCACTACATGCCCCGCAAATTTAAGATTGCGGTGACGATCCCCGGTGACAACTCGATTGACCTGTACTCCCAAGATTTAAGCTTGGTCGTCATTACCAACGAGCAAAATGAACTGGAAGGGTTCAATATTTTAGCGGGGGGTGGTTTAGGTCGGACTCACGGTAAGGAAGACACTTTCCCTCGGATTGCTGATCCTTTAGGCTATGTGGATAAAGCGGATATCTACGACGCGGTGAAAGCGATCGTGGCAACTCAGCGAGACAATGGCAACCGCAGCGATCGCCGTCACTCCCGCCTGAAGTACTTGATGGAAGAGTGGGGTGTGGACAAGTTCCGCACTGAGGTCGAGCAGTACTTTGGCAAACCGCTGCAACCCTTCAAGCCGTTACCTGAGTTTAAGTATTTAGATTTTCTGGGCTGGCAAGAACAAGGAGACGGCAAGCTGTTTGTCGGCCTTCCGATTCAGAATGGTCGGGTGAAGGATGAGGGTGCTTTCCAGCTCAAGACAGCGTTGCGGGAGATTGTCCAGCAGTTCAACCTGCCCATGCTGTTGACAGGTAGCCAAGATGCGATTCTGTACGACATCAATCCAGGCGATCGCGCTGCCATTCAAGCCATATTCGATCGCTGTGGCATTCAGGCTGATCCTGAAAAAATTGATTCTCTCGTGCGCTATTCGATGGCCTGTCCTGCTTTGCCTACTTGTGGCTTGGCGGTAACTGAGTCGGAGCGAATTATGCCAGAGATTCTGGGACGGATTCGCGCCCTGCTAAATAAAGTGGGTCTGGAAGAAGAGCACTTTATTATTCGGATGACAGGTTGCCCCAACGGTTGCGCCCGTCCTTACTTAGCAGAGTTGGGCTTCGTCGGCAGTGCTCCAGAGCATTATCAAGTTTGGCTGGGTGCTTCTCCTAACCAAACCCGCTTATCTCAGGCTTATGTTGAGAAGCTCCACATTAATGATTTAGAAATTGGCCTAGAACCAATTTTTGTCTACTTCAAGCAATCTCGCACCGCTGGAGAGAGTTTTGGGGATTTCTGCGATCGCGTTGGCCTAGAGGCACTTCGGCAGTTTGCTGTGGCTTACCAATCTGAACCGCCTGAGCTAGTTAGCAGCTATGCCGCTACGGTCAACACTGCCAACGATGAAGCGATCGCTACTGTGAGCGAGACCGATGGGCTTGGTAAAGTTCGTCGCCGCATCACAGTACGAGAAGACCTTTATGCTAGTCTGCAAGCGATGGCTGCTCAGCAAGGTAAAAAGGTATCTCAACTGGCTACTGAGGCGATCGCAGCTTATGTGGAAGCGAACCAAAAGCCGTAG
- a CDS encoding hybrid sensor histidine kinase/response regulator, with amino-acid sequence MTTVNIMVVEDESIVAKDLQNRLKKFGYAVPVVAASGEEAILKASENHLDLVLMDIRLKGAIDGIEAARQIHHRFQLPIIYLTAYADDATLARAKQTQPFGYILKPFKERELNTTIEITLARHRLEKQLQEREQWLSTVLRSIADAVITIDTAGLITFMNPVAESLTGWKQAQALGKPAIAVFQTEDEATQRVFQQPISSLFEDSIAPKTAVETNLKCSDGQSIPIEYSLTPLQTDQNLMMGAVLVFRDLTEQIKAKEAIRQQAEQARLLAELQKLNQLKDDFLSTVSHELRTPMSNMKMALQMLTIATNAERQQRYLEILKAECAREIDLINDLLDLQRLEAAAYPTFLVEAINLQDWFSSLIEPFRSRLQEHQQVLKIDLPENFPPLITDRSSLERMLGELLNNACKYTPAGGEIILKVEQVTSPSPTSSVVPLTRLTIQNQAEIPSTEILRIFDKFYRVPHADPWKQGGTGLGLALVKRLVEQLQGTIQVESSHGWTVFTIHLPPLNVVTLQRSS; translated from the coding sequence ATGACAACTGTAAACATAATGGTGGTTGAGGATGAAAGCATTGTCGCCAAGGACTTGCAAAACAGACTGAAGAAGTTTGGGTATGCAGTGCCTGTAGTTGCTGCCTCTGGTGAAGAAGCCATCTTAAAGGCATCTGAGAATCACTTAGATTTGGTCTTGATGGATATTCGCCTCAAAGGTGCGATCGACGGAATTGAAGCAGCTAGACAAATTCACCACCGCTTTCAACTGCCAATTATTTATTTAACCGCCTACGCGGATGACGCCACCCTAGCTCGTGCTAAGCAAACTCAGCCGTTTGGCTATATATTAAAACCCTTTAAAGAACGAGAACTGAATACAACAATCGAAATTACTTTAGCGAGGCATCGGCTAGAGAAGCAGTTGCAAGAAAGAGAGCAATGGCTGTCAACTGTTTTGAGAAGTATCGCGGATGCCGTGATTACGATTGATACGGCAGGGTTGATTACGTTCATGAACCCTGTAGCAGAGAGTTTAACGGGATGGAAGCAAGCACAAGCCCTTGGCAAGCCTGCGATCGCTGTTTTCCAGACCGAGGATGAGGCCACTCAGAGAGTTTTTCAGCAGCCCATCAGCAGCCTCTTCGAGGACAGTATTGCCCCAAAAACTGCTGTAGAAACCAACCTTAAGTGCAGCGACGGCCAAAGTATCCCCATTGAGTACAGTTTGACGCCATTGCAAACTGACCAAAACCTAATGATGGGTGCTGTTTTAGTCTTCCGCGATCTCACCGAGCAGATCAAAGCCAAGGAAGCCATTCGCCAGCAGGCTGAACAGGCTCGACTCCTAGCAGAACTGCAAAAACTGAATCAACTCAAAGATGACTTTTTGAGCACGGTGTCCCATGAGCTACGGACGCCGATGTCGAACATGAAAATGGCGCTGCAAATGCTGACGATCGCCACTAATGCTGAACGCCAACAGCGTTACCTAGAAATATTAAAGGCAGAATGTGCCCGTGAAATCGACCTAATCAACGACCTACTAGACTTACAGCGTTTAGAAGCAGCGGCTTATCCTACATTCCTGGTGGAGGCGATCAACCTACAAGATTGGTTTTCTAGCCTAATTGAGCCTTTTCGCTCCCGCCTGCAAGAACATCAGCAGGTGCTCAAAATTGATTTGCCAGAAAATTTTCCGCCCTTAATTACCGATCGCTCTAGCTTAGAGCGCATGTTAGGCGAACTGCTGAATAACGCTTGTAAATATACCCCAGCAGGCGGTGAGATTATTCTGAAGGTAGAGCAAGTGACCAGTCCCTCACCGACCTCCTCGGTAGTTCCCCTAACCCGCCTGACTATCCAAAACCAAGCAGAAATTCCGTCCACAGAAATCCTGCGAATTTTCGACAAATTTTATCGAGTCCCCCATGCTGATCCCTGGAAGCAAGGAGGAACTGGCTTAGGACTAGCCTTGGTCAAGCGCCTAGTAGAACAACTGCAAGGCACCATTCAGGTCGAGAGCAGTCACGGTTGGACAGTTTTTACAATTCATCTGCCACCGTTGAACGTAGTGACGCTGCAAAGATCAAGCTGA
- a CDS encoding sensor histidine kinase — translation MFSDQFIPHGHCYLWRPGLVWLHVVSDLAIALAYYSIPISLLHFIQKRRDVPFRWIFFLFGAFIIACGTTHILEVWTLWHPTYWVSGTVKALTATVSLFTALELGPLIPKVLALPSPAQLEATNRELKQQILERQQAELALQTAHNELEIRVTERTTALAQANKELRLEIVERQRIEATLRESEQRFRATFEQAAVGIAHVGLKGQWLRVNQKLCDIVGYTRSDLLDLTFQDITVPEDLAADLACVHQVLAGTLQTFSMEKRYIRKNGSTIWVNLTVSLVREATKPKYFISVIEDISERRQAEAQLQNSLKELSDIKFALDQSAIVVTTDRQGIITYINDKFCELSQYTREELLGKTHRLINSGYHDPTFFQDLWSVISKGKVWKGEIKNRAKDGSDYWVDTTIVPFLNEQGQPFQYLAIRFDTTNRKQIEERMRTSLQEKEVLLKEVHHRVKNNLQIISSLLNLQCQNLEDNEVLAVFRESQNRIESMALIHEKLYQSEDMARINGSEYIYDLVSNLFYTYEINADAIALKIDVDEVWLGLDTAIPCGLIINELVSNALKHAFPNGRTGEVHIHFGVRDAHHLILAVSDTGVGLPKDLDCQNTDSLGLQLVNALTHQIEGTIKINQGDGLEFEIVFPN, via the coding sequence TTGTTTTCTGATCAGTTTATTCCGCATGGGCACTGTTATCTCTGGCGACCGGGCTTAGTCTGGCTACACGTGGTTTCGGATTTAGCGATCGCCCTAGCTTATTACTCAATTCCGATTTCGTTGCTCCACTTTATCCAGAAGCGGCGTGATGTTCCCTTCCGCTGGATATTTTTCCTTTTTGGAGCCTTTATTATTGCCTGTGGAACAACCCATATTTTGGAAGTTTGGACGCTTTGGCATCCAACTTACTGGGTATCTGGCACCGTTAAGGCGCTCACAGCCACCGTATCTCTCTTCACCGCTCTAGAGTTGGGGCCATTAATCCCCAAAGTTCTGGCTTTACCGAGTCCTGCTCAGCTAGAAGCAACTAACCGAGAATTAAAGCAGCAGATTCTAGAACGCCAGCAAGCTGAGTTAGCGCTCCAAACCGCTCATAACGAGCTAGAAATTCGGGTAACCGAAAGAACCACAGCCCTAGCTCAGGCCAACAAAGAGCTGCGACTAGAAATCGTAGAACGACAACGTATAGAGGCAACCTTGCGGGAGAGTGAGCAGCGGTTTCGGGCAACTTTTGAACAAGCTGCGGTCGGGATTGCCCATGTTGGCTTGAAGGGACAATGGCTGCGTGTGAATCAAAAGCTTTGCGATATTGTCGGCTACACCCGCTCGGATCTACTCGACCTTACCTTTCAAGACATTACTGTTCCCGAGGATTTGGCTGCTGACTTAGCCTGTGTTCACCAAGTTTTAGCGGGCACCTTACAGACTTTTTCGATGGAGAAACGGTACATCCGTAAAAACGGGTCTACGATTTGGGTCAATTTAACTGTTTCGCTAGTGAGGGAAGCAACTAAGCCCAAATATTTTATTTCTGTAATCGAAGATATTTCCGAGCGGCGACAAGCTGAAGCACAACTACAAAACTCTCTGAAAGAACTGTCGGATATTAAGTTTGCTCTCGATCAATCAGCAATTGTTGTGACTACTGATCGGCAGGGCATTATTACTTATATCAATGACAAGTTTTGTGAGCTTTCCCAATATACCAGAGAGGAATTACTCGGAAAAACCCATCGCCTGATTAACTCCGGTTATCATGACCCAACGTTCTTTCAAGATCTCTGGTCAGTGATTTCTAAGGGCAAGGTTTGGAAGGGAGAAATTAAGAACCGTGCTAAAGATGGTAGCGACTACTGGGTTGACACTACCATTGTGCCTTTTCTGAACGAGCAAGGCCAACCGTTTCAATATCTGGCTATTCGCTTTGATACCACCAATCGCAAGCAGATTGAAGAACGCATGAGAACTTCACTTCAGGAAAAAGAAGTTTTACTCAAAGAAGTTCATCATCGAGTTAAAAACAATCTGCAAATTATCTCTAGTCTATTGAACCTACAATGCCAGAACCTAGAAGATAACGAAGTACTAGCTGTATTTAGAGAGAGCCAAAACCGAATTGAATCAATGGCGTTGATTCACGAAAAGCTCTATCAATCTGAAGATATGGCTCGAATTAATGGCTCGGAGTATATCTATGACTTAGTGTCAAATTTGTTTTATACCTATGAGATTAATGCAGATGCGATCGCCTTAAAAATTGATGTAGATGAGGTTTGGTTGGGCCTAGACACTGCTATTCCCTGTGGCCTCATTATTAACGAACTGGTATCAAACGCCCTCAAGCACGCATTTCCTAATGGGCGAACCGGAGAAGTTCATATTCATTTTGGTGTCCGAGATGCTCATCATCTCATACTTGCTGTTAGCGATACCGGAGTTGGATTGCCAAAAGATTTGGATTGTCAAAATACCGATTCTTTGGGTTTGCAATTAGTGAATGCCCTGACTCATCAAATTGAAGGAACAATCAAAATCAATCAGGGTGATGGTCTCGAATTTGAAATTGTATTTCCTAACTAA
- a CDS encoding 16S rRNA (uracil(1498)-N(3))-methyltransferase, producing the protein MAELQRLAIAPTQLHGEQISLSAEQQHYLSRVLRLRSGDRFIAMDGQGQWWLAELSGSQDQALQAQIVQTLSVDTELSTAITLVVALPKGSGFDEVVRQATELGISCIAPVISDRTLLHPSPQKLERWRRIAQEAAEQSERQVVPAILEPVSLLTQLQALRAATPDAPQNAPPAIGYFCVTRYDAPHLLNCLQRDFGFTDQQPRLSALSSMVIVTGPEGGWTEGEVEQAIALGYQPVSLGQRILRAVTAPLVALSLIAAVAEANPSPISTNLPG; encoded by the coding sequence TTGGCTGAGTTGCAACGATTGGCGATCGCGCCCACTCAATTACATGGAGAGCAAATTAGCTTAAGCGCAGAGCAACAGCATTATTTGAGCCGAGTTTTGCGGCTCCGCTCTGGCGATCGCTTTATTGCGATGGATGGTCAAGGTCAGTGGTGGTTAGCTGAGCTGTCAGGGAGCCAAGACCAAGCTCTGCAAGCGCAGATTGTTCAAACTTTGAGCGTTGATACTGAGTTATCTACGGCAATCACGCTGGTCGTAGCTTTACCGAAAGGCAGTGGATTTGATGAAGTGGTGCGGCAAGCCACCGAACTCGGCATTAGCTGTATTGCCCCGGTAATTAGCGATCGCACCTTACTCCACCCTAGCCCCCAAAAACTAGAACGCTGGCGGCGGATTGCTCAAGAAGCAGCGGAGCAGTCCGAGCGGCAAGTGGTACCCGCGATTCTGGAACCCGTTTCCTTGCTGACACAACTCCAAGCGTTACGAGCAGCCACTCCAGACGCACCCCAAAACGCACCTCCAGCCATTGGCTACTTTTGCGTCACTCGGTACGATGCGCCCCACCTGTTGAACTGCTTACAGAGAGATTTTGGGTTTACCGACCAGCAACCACGGTTGTCTGCGCTATCCTCAATGGTAATTGTGACTGGCCCCGAGGGAGGCTGGACAGAGGGGGAAGTTGAGCAAGCGATCGCGCTAGGATATCAACCTGTGTCTTTGGGGCAGCGCATTCTCAGGGCTGTCACGGCTCCCTTAGTTGCGCTTTCTCTAATCGCTGCTGTGGCTGAAGCCAATCCGAGTCCCATCTCCACCAATTTGCCAGGGTGA
- a CDS encoding tol-pal system YbgF family protein codes for MTELEQVAAAFDSKDYRTAAQLLKTLRQRMPENPWVQLYIGRLHEVSGKLDAAESVYRQLLRNSLHPKVATQARQGMQRVEAIVKAQRQQAIAEATTDPANTELGFLMLAPVTGEARNVAAQNFARIMKLDAYTARMQLPSRSWQLYRTGPIGELQVYGQELRSAQIPAFWVSLAEVEKLRIFRVLHFQSIAPQITVVCQNEFDQVGSLTFEWSEVTRRVEGLLPIFGDVIDQGAWGKLQWKEQTQDYAHIWDLHIPGRQSILRFCDSNYLFQEDAAIAEQVTPQTTTRINWNHLIDFLNQKLPNLEVWSDFTGFAETTADHIPPLSRIKAQIDIERKAETHWDPAFQLYSALVFLQSN; via the coding sequence ATGACTGAGCTGGAACAAGTAGCGGCTGCCTTTGACAGCAAGGACTATCGCACTGCCGCCCAATTACTGAAGACTCTGCGACAACGGATGCCAGAAAATCCTTGGGTACAGTTATACATCGGGCGACTGCACGAAGTCTCTGGCAAACTAGACGCGGCTGAATCCGTTTATCGCCAGCTCCTCCGCAACTCACTGCATCCTAAAGTGGCAACACAAGCTCGACAAGGCATGCAACGGGTAGAAGCGATTGTGAAAGCCCAACGGCAACAAGCGATCGCCGAGGCAACGACTGACCCTGCCAACACCGAACTTGGCTTTTTGATGCTCGCTCCCGTGACAGGGGAAGCCAGAAACGTCGCGGCTCAAAACTTTGCCCGCATCATGAAGCTGGATGCTTATACAGCCCGGATGCAACTCCCCAGCCGCAGTTGGCAACTGTACCGCACTGGCCCAATTGGAGAATTACAAGTCTACGGTCAAGAGCTAAGGAGCGCTCAGATTCCCGCCTTCTGGGTGTCTTTAGCGGAAGTTGAAAAACTACGGATCTTTCGCGTCCTGCACTTTCAATCAATTGCGCCCCAGATCACCGTCGTTTGTCAAAACGAATTCGATCAGGTGGGTTCATTGACCTTCGAGTGGTCAGAAGTGACACGGCGAGTCGAAGGACTTCTGCCTATTTTTGGCGATGTGATTGATCAAGGAGCTTGGGGCAAGTTGCAATGGAAGGAGCAAACCCAAGATTACGCCCATATTTGGGACTTGCATATTCCGGGTCGCCAATCCATCCTACGGTTCTGTGATAGCAACTATCTGTTTCAAGAAGATGCCGCGATCGCCGAGCAAGTGACTCCCCAAACCACCACTCGGATCAACTGGAACCACCTGATTGATTTCCTCAATCAAAAATTGCCCAACCTAGAAGTTTGGTCAGATTTTACGGGCTTTGCCGAAACCACAGCGGATCATATTCCCCCCTTAAGCCGTATCAAAGCGCAAATCGACATAGAAAGAAAAGCAGAGACCCATTGGGACCCTGCCTTTCAGCTCTATAGCGCTTTAGTATTTTTACAGTCGAATTAG
- a CDS encoding triacylglycerol lipase yields the protein MGFRHPVLLIHGINDTEAVFHSMSRYLTRLGYSVHSLSLTPNNGHLGLEYLAAQVSNYVARTFAPNQHFDLVGFSMGGIVSRYYVQRLGGIAQVKRFVTIASPHQGTWIAYGSERPGCRQMRPGSAFLQDLNQDVEILSQLDFTSIWTPLDLMIVPANSSLMPIGQSVPVWVPSHAWMVSHPQSLQAVASCLQTPLQVSSSSDRPLEQSRDRQKLPLDGSRT from the coding sequence ATGGGTTTTCGCCATCCAGTGTTGCTAATTCACGGCATCAACGACACCGAAGCCGTCTTCCACTCCATGTCTCGTTACTTAACGCGATTAGGTTACTCAGTTCACAGTCTTAGCTTAACTCCTAACAACGGTCACTTAGGCTTGGAATATCTAGCGGCCCAAGTTTCTAATTATGTAGCTAGAACCTTTGCCCCAAACCAACACTTTGACTTAGTTGGCTTCAGTATGGGTGGTATTGTTAGCCGTTATTACGTACAGCGCTTGGGTGGCATCGCTCAAGTCAAACGTTTTGTTACCATTGCTTCACCCCATCAAGGGACTTGGATCGCCTACGGCTCCGAGCGGCCTGGGTGTAGACAAATGCGACCTGGAAGTGCTTTTTTGCAAGACTTAAATCAGGATGTTGAGATCTTAAGTCAGCTTGATTTCACCTCTATTTGGACACCGCTAGACTTGATGATTGTGCCCGCCAACAGTTCACTCATGCCTATAGGGCAAAGCGTGCCAGTTTGGGTGCCGAGCCATGCTTGGATGGTGTCTCATCCTCAGAGTTTGCAAGCTGTGGCTTCCTGCCTCCAAACTCCGCTCCAGGTTTCTAGCTCTAGCGATCGCCCACTTGAGCAAAGTCGCGATCGCCAAAAATTGCCGCTGGATGGCAGTAGAACTTAA
- a CDS encoding VOC family protein, which translates to MNSVLFHLAFPVADIAQTKIFYADGLGCTVGRENATSVILNLYGHQLVAHTTSEPLTPQRGIYPRHFGLVFTSESDWEGLLERSQQRQLRFYQEPKRRFPGLPLEHRTFFLEDPFHNVLEFKFYCHPAAIFGDRDFAQVGDR; encoded by the coding sequence ATGAATTCTGTCTTATTTCACTTGGCTTTTCCAGTGGCTGACATTGCCCAAACCAAAATCTTTTATGCAGATGGGTTGGGTTGTACGGTAGGGCGCGAGAATGCAACCTCCGTGATCCTCAACTTATATGGGCATCAATTGGTGGCTCACACAACTTCAGAACCCCTTACCCCGCAACGGGGCATTTATCCTAGGCACTTTGGCTTGGTGTTTACCTCAGAGTCCGATTGGGAAGGACTGCTAGAGCGATCGCAACAACGGCAATTGCGCTTTTACCAAGAACCAAAGCGCCGCTTCCCCGGTCTGCCTCTAGAACACCGCACCTTCTTTCTTGAAGATCCCTTTCACAATGTGCTGGAATTTAAGTTCTACTGCCATCCAGCGGCAATTTTTGGCGATCGCGACTTTGCTCAAGTGGGCGATCGCTAG
- a CDS encoding alpha/beta fold hydrolase, which produces MTRIYFATNRRPNRDVNPDDFGRNFSDDGLANLRFGRAEVTGPEFDQFQIRVAPEDLFAEPPVLGSQTIFEQVQQDMARTGEDTIIFIHGFNTSFHGALSYAARLHQVLTANDPLNPGQPLKLNMCVFSWPSDGSLLLTNPRSRDAVAYKNDRLDAAASGVAFARAFLKLADFINKINQNTQPPCNQRLHLIGHSMGAYVLRAALQEVKNQVVQLPRIFDQVLLMAADEDDDAFDLDYKLFSLPRITRRTSVYFNRNDLALWASDTLKGNPPRLGTDGPMQPRSLPRNVYPIDCTDIISRITDPAEHGYFVTVPRVVTDMRQVIRNQIPDEIQGRRYIPETNRYRLLMRLDPQNR; this is translated from the coding sequence ATGACTAGAATTTATTTTGCCACTAACCGCCGTCCTAATCGAGATGTCAACCCTGATGACTTTGGTCGTAACTTTAGCGACGATGGTTTAGCAAATTTACGCTTTGGTCGAGCCGAAGTCACAGGCCCTGAATTCGATCAGTTTCAGATTCGAGTGGCTCCTGAAGATTTATTTGCAGAGCCGCCTGTATTGGGTAGCCAAACTATATTTGAGCAAGTTCAGCAAGACATGGCTCGGACAGGTGAAGATACCATCATCTTCATTCATGGTTTCAACACGTCCTTTCACGGAGCCTTAAGCTATGCAGCTCGGTTACACCAAGTCCTGACCGCCAACGACCCACTTAATCCAGGACAGCCCCTCAAGCTGAATATGTGTGTCTTTTCCTGGCCCTCCGATGGTTCCTTGCTGTTGACCAATCCGCGATCGCGTGATGCCGTTGCCTACAAAAACGATCGCTTGGATGCGGCTGCCTCTGGTGTCGCCTTTGCCCGTGCCTTCTTAAAACTTGCTGACTTTATTAATAAAATCAATCAGAACACCCAGCCCCCTTGCAATCAACGATTACACCTGATTGGCCATAGCATGGGCGCTTATGTGTTGCGAGCTGCCTTGCAAGAAGTCAAAAATCAAGTGGTTCAGTTGCCGAGAATCTTTGATCAAGTGTTGCTGATGGCAGCCGATGAAGATGATGATGCCTTCGATCTGGACTACAAATTGTTTTCCTTGCCCCGCATCACTCGTCGTACTAGCGTCTACTTCAACCGCAACGACTTAGCTTTGTGGGCTAGCGACACCCTTAAAGGAAACCCTCCCCGCCTCGGCACCGATGGCCCCATGCAACCGCGATCGCTGCCTCGCAACGTCTATCCGATTGACTGCACCGATATTATCTCCCGGATCACCGATCCCGCCGAGCATGGCTATTTCGTCACTGTGCCACGAGTCGTAACTGATATGAGACAAGTGATCCGTAACCAAATCCCAGATGAAATCCAGGGTCGGCGCTATATCCCTGAGACCAACCGCTATCGATTACTCATGCGACTCGACCCCCAAAACCGCTAA
- the msrB gene encoding peptide-methionine (R)-S-oxide reductase MsrB, with protein sequence MTTTNENFEITKTEAEWRQILTPEQFQVLRQHGTERAGTSPLDKQYGQGTYVCAACELPLFTSETKFDSRTGWPSFYAPIEDAIATTTDKSWFMTRVEVHCHRCGGHLGHVFDDGPRPTGQRYCMNGVSLKFLPNQTT encoded by the coding sequence ATGACAACGACCAACGAAAACTTTGAAATTACTAAAACCGAGGCAGAGTGGCGGCAGATTTTGACGCCGGAACAGTTTCAAGTGCTGCGTCAGCATGGAACAGAACGGGCTGGCACTAGCCCACTGGATAAGCAGTATGGCCAGGGCACCTATGTCTGCGCTGCTTGTGAACTGCCACTATTTACTTCCGAAACTAAGTTTGATAGCCGTACGGGTTGGCCTAGCTTCTACGCTCCGATTGAGGATGCGATCGCCACTACCACTGATAAGTCTTGGTTTATGACCCGAGTGGAGGTACATTGCCACCGTTGTGGAGGTCATCTGGGTCATGTGTTTGATGATGGCCCTCGGCCTACGGGTCAGCGCTACTGCATGAACGGAGTTTCGTTAAAGTTTCTTCCTAACCAGACAACTTGA